A window of the Lampris incognitus isolate fLamInc1 unplaced genomic scaffold, fLamInc1.hap2 scaffold_185, whole genome shotgun sequence genome harbors these coding sequences:
- the LOC130132845 gene encoding gamma-adducin-like, producing the protein MSLVEVRQTAGAMTLSLSSNDSKERYFDRVDDTDPEYIRNRNISPDLRQDFNMMEQKKRVTQILQSPVFKDELEGLIHDQITKGNNPTGLLALRQIADLIMASTVGSSGALTSPISLGMVTPVNDLYGIDSPSFAKGEKQIRCKLASLYRLVDLFNWARFSSSYITVRVSKEQDHVLICPQGLSYAEVTAANLVKINMIGDVVEQGSTDLGIDQFGFHPHAAIYSIRPDVRCIIHIHTPATAAVSSMKCGILPISQEALLLGDVSYFGYHGCLDDKEGKVELQKALGPNAKVLVLRNHGLVALGETIEEAFHYVYHSLQACEIQVNALRCSGGVDNLVVLDREKYKPLTQGVAAAGVVMVNDVKWKIGEAEFESLMRMLDNLGYRTGYSHRNPIVREKPRSKNDVEIPATVSAVLSEDNDLDLRSPFKFMVQKQQRERTRWLTSPNSYLRVNVPECSPSGECSPRTKTMWMKSSEPGNSSGMPIRIEDPNQFVPLNTDPTEVVDKRNRIREQNRCDQMTPGPKSQLLAGIVVDTVPGPAFIIEDEELTRSLPPNPFSRLTEDELEEYKNTVERKQQGQEDTDDITDAEEMTTFDGSTISLSLSPLMTPAKQEIIPNGKDHLAEMEEDLSIKVSKLSVSTTDTVEISITTTEKTGDAQTPESQTMSPKKKKKKFRTPSFLKMNKKKEKAEA; encoded by the exons GTGTTTAAAGATGAGCTGGAAGGCTTGATTCATGATCAGATCACAAAGGGCAACAACCCCACAGGCCTGCTGGCTTTGAGGCAGATAGCCGACCTGATCATGGCGAGCACTGTTGGCAGCTCTGGTGCCTTGACTTCCCCCATCA GCTTAGGGATGGTAACGCCAGTCAATGACCTGTACGGCATCGACTCTCCATCCTTTGCCAAAGGAGAGAAACAGATTCGCTGCAAGCTGGCTAGCCTCTACAGGCTTGTTGACCTCTTCAACTGGGCTCGTTTTTCAAGCTCATACATAACT GTGCGGGTCAGCAAAGAGCAGGACCATGTTCTTATTTGCCCACAAGGTCTGTCTTATGCTGAGGTTACTGCAGCAAATTTG GTGAAAATAAACATGATTGGAGATGTGGTGGAGCAGGGTTCAACTGATCTGGGGATCGACCAGTTTGGCTTCCATCCTCATGCTGCCATTTATTCCATTCGACCTGATGTGAGGTGCATTATACATATACATACCCCCGCTACAGCTGCT gtGTCCTCCATGAAATGTGGAATCCTGCCCATTTCCCAGGAGGCTTTGCTTCTAGGCGACGTTAGTTACTTTGGTTACCATGGCTGTCTGGATGATAAAGAGGGGAAGGTGGAGCTCCAGAAAGCCCTAGGCCCCAACGCTAAG GTGTTGGTCCTGAGGAACCATGGTCTGGTTGCTCTGGGGGAAACCATCGAAGAGGCTTTTCACTATGTTTACCACTCATTGCAGGCTTGTGAAATCCAG GTGAATGCTCTGAGGTGTTCTGGTGGAGTGGACAACCTTGTTGTTCTGGACAGGGAGAAGTATAAGCCCCTGACCCAGGGAGTGGCCGCGGCTGGTGTGGTGATGGTCAATGATGTCAAATGGAAAATTGGTGAAGCAGAGTTTGAGTCCCTTATGAGGATGCTAGACAACCTG GGGTACAGAACAGGCTACTCTCACAGGAACCCAATTGTAAGGGAGAAACCTCGGTCCAAGAATGACGTAGAGATCCCTGCCACAGTATCTGCTGTGCTATCGGAGGACAATGATTTGGATCTGCGAAGCCCTTTTAAGTTTATGGTGCAGAAACAACAGAGAGAAAGGACCCGCTGGCTCACCTCACCCAACAGCTACCTGAGGGTCAATGTTCCCGAATGCTCACCCAGCGGGGAGTGCAGCCCCAGGACAAAGACCATG TGGATGAAGTCCTCAGAGCCAGGCAACTCCAGCGGCATGCCAATCAGGATTGAAGATCCGAACCAGTTTGTTCCACTCAACACAGATCCAACAGAGGTTGTGGATAAGAGAAACCGG ATCAGAGAACAGAACAGATGTGACCAGATGACTCCAGGACCAAAGTCTCAGTTATTGGCAGGCATTGTTGTGGACACTGTTCCAGGACCG GCTTTCATCATTGAGGATGAGGAGCTGACGCGCTCTCTTCCTCCCAACCCTTTCAGCAGACTGACAGAGGACGAGCTGGAGGAATATAAGAACACAGTTGAGCGAAAACAGCAAGGCCAAGAAG ATACTGATGACATTACCGATGCTGAGGAGATGACCACATTTGATGGTTCCACCATCTCGCTCTCGCTTTCCCCTTTAATGACTCCAGCTAAGCAAG AGATAATACCCAATGGTAAAGACCATTTAGCGGAGATGGAAGAGGATCTAAGCATCAAGGTATCCAAGCTGAGTGTGAGCACTACAGATACGGTTGAAATCTCCATAACAACGACAGAGAAGACAGGGGACGCCCAGACCCCAGAGAGCCAAACCATGTCccccaagaagaagaaaaagaagttcCGCACACCTTCCTTCCTGAAAATGAACAAGAAGAAGGAGAAAGCCGAAGCCTGA